The Kribbella amoyensis genomic sequence ACTCGCCGACGAGGAGATCGCCAAGCTCGACGGCGACCCGGCCCGCTACCAAGCAGCCCGCGAGACCTTCCTGGAAGTCGCCATCGCCGACGAGTACGCCGACTTCCTCACCCTCCCGGCCTACGAACGCATGCCCTAGGTGGCTTGTCGAGCGGCAGCGTTGAGCCGATCGGCGCCGCCGCTCGATTCGTCAGCTGCTGAGGAGGTCAGGGGCGAGGAGTGCTCAGCAGCGCCTTCGTCAGAGTCGCGAGGTTCGGGACCACGGGGATCTCGGGGCTCGCCAGGTGCTTGCGTGGCTCGCGGCCGCACTCGCAGCCGAGTCCGACGGCGCCGGCTTCCCGCGCGGAGGAGATCCTGGCCGACCGTCCGCCGACGAACAGGCACGCCTCGATCGGTACGCCGAGAAGCTCCGCCGCGCGGTGGGCGGCATGCCCGGAACGGAAGCCGGCCAGGTCGAACCCCTGCCGGGCCGAGATCGCGTTGACATGCAAGCTGAGCTCGTTCGAACGCACGACGGTGGTGACCACGTCTTCGGCGAGGTCGCTGATGACCGCGACGGTGCGTCCGGTGGCCGCGCAAGCGGCGAGCAGTTGACGGAGGCCGTCGGCCGGTCGCGAGGTCAGCGCGGCGTCCAGTTCGCGATGCTCCAAAGCCTGCTCCGCCTCGGCGGCGTACTCGGGCTTGTGTTCGGCGATGAACCCGAGCATGTGCTCCGGGCCGTAGGCGCCCAGCATGATCGGTCGCGGGAAGTACGGTCGGCTTCGCAGGAAGTCGCCGATCGCGTTCTCGCGCCCCCACGGCCCCAGGGCGGTCTCGACGT encodes the following:
- a CDS encoding HAD family hydrolase, with product MHEPEAARRVRPHVARAVALTKHVLLEFDGVMFDVETALGPWGRENAIGDFLRSRPYFPRPIMLGAYGPEHMLGFIAEHKPEYAAEAEQALEHRELDAALTSRPADGLRQLLAACAATGRTVAVISDLAEDVVTTVVRSNELSLHVNAISARQGFDLAGFRSGHAAHRAAELLGVPIEACLFVGGRSARISSAREAGAVGLGCECGREPRKHLASPEIPVVPNLATLTKALLSTPRP